From Neobacillus sp. PS2-9, the proteins below share one genomic window:
- a CDS encoding RDD family protein, with the protein MNEDHLDIKTPEYVSLQFQLAGLGSRAAAFIIDQLLLMTINVIILVVFFVVMSGMSSLPFFIMDNSIPLAITIILLFILNGGYFFAFEFFSGGRTIGKKLIGIRVIQENGHSITVLSSFIRNLMRIVDSLPVSYFLGMIMIFFHSKHKRLGDIVAGTMVVHERKAKMKRKLSPIEKEIQARGLTVNDLSIDDWSLNSLGMKEWKLISTYSRRFHQLSLNDRRDFTKQIADILLPKIKLETEGKTEEELENMLFVLYLILKDEWEFEL; encoded by the coding sequence TTGAATGAAGACCATTTAGATATAAAAACACCTGAATACGTATCCCTTCAGTTTCAGCTTGCAGGATTAGGAAGCAGGGCAGCAGCTTTTATCATTGATCAATTACTATTAATGACGATCAATGTCATCATTTTAGTTGTCTTCTTTGTAGTTATGAGTGGAATGTCATCCTTGCCGTTTTTTATTATGGATAATTCCATTCCTCTTGCTATTACAATAATTCTGCTGTTTATCTTGAATGGGGGGTACTTCTTCGCTTTTGAGTTCTTTTCAGGGGGACGGACGATTGGGAAGAAATTAATAGGGATTCGAGTCATTCAGGAAAATGGTCACAGTATCACGGTGCTTTCGAGCTTTATTCGAAACCTAATGCGCATTGTTGATTCATTGCCAGTTAGCTATTTTCTTGGGATGATCATGATTTTTTTCCATTCCAAACATAAAAGGCTTGGAGATATTGTTGCGGGGACCATGGTGGTTCACGAGCGGAAAGCAAAAATGAAAAGAAAACTTTCACCCATTGAGAAGGAAATACAAGCCAGAGGGTTAACAGTAAATGACCTGTCCATTGATGATTGGTCATTGAACTCTTTAGGTATGAAGGAATGGAAGCTAATCAGTACATACTCCCGCCGATTTCATCAATTATCGTTGAATGACAGGCGTGATTTTACTAAACAAATTGCAGATATTCTACTACCCAAGATCAAGTTAGAGACAGAGGGGAAAACGGAAGAGGAGTTAGAAAATATGCTTTTTGTCCTTTATTTGATTCTAAAGGATGAATGGGAGTTTGAATTATAA
- a CDS encoding TetR/AcrR family transcriptional regulator — translation MNEKEKLIIESGMKLFATKGFSSTSIQEIATDSGISKGAFYLHFKSKDELLFAILEFIFETVHSNILKFEHTDLPSRERFCKQLSSLMGTFMGHKEFFIMLSKEQAIPRNDEIKKLLFKKQSETHQLFRNGLVSIYGKNVEPYSTDLSMILEGLFHSYMRLIIFEPAEFELEALTQFLMRRMDSIVKDITAEKPFISEEKLEKVIQKSMDLFGSTDINEIVQKMRNELEQFENKEALEISLDVLEEEMKRENPRKPVIKGMLTNFKEVDSFKGYVRVISSFYTL, via the coding sequence TTGAATGAGAAGGAAAAATTAATAATTGAATCGGGAATGAAGCTTTTTGCAACGAAGGGATTTTCCTCCACTTCAATTCAGGAAATTGCAACTGATAGCGGTATATCTAAAGGAGCTTTCTATTTACACTTTAAATCTAAGGATGAGTTATTATTTGCCATACTAGAGTTTATCTTTGAAACAGTTCATTCAAACATCCTGAAGTTCGAACATACAGATTTACCATCACGTGAAAGGTTTTGTAAGCAGCTATCATCTCTCATGGGGACCTTCATGGGACATAAAGAATTTTTTATCATGCTTTCAAAAGAACAAGCCATCCCTCGAAATGATGAAATAAAAAAGCTACTATTTAAAAAGCAATCCGAAACACACCAGCTTTTTCGAAATGGATTAGTGTCTATCTATGGAAAAAATGTCGAGCCCTATTCAACGGACCTTTCAATGATATTAGAAGGACTATTCCATTCCTATATGAGGCTAATCATATTTGAACCAGCTGAGTTTGAATTAGAGGCTCTAACACAATTTCTTATGAGAAGAATGGATAGCATTGTAAAGGATATCACCGCTGAAAAACCATTTATATCTGAGGAGAAATTGGAGAAGGTCATTCAAAAATCCATGGACCTATTTGGTAGTACAGATATCAACGAAATTGTACAAAAAATGAGAAATGAATTAGAGCAGTTCGAAAATAAGGAAGCACTAGAAATATCACTTGACGTATTAGAAGAGGAAATGAAGCGAGAGAATCCTAGAAAACCGGTTATTAAAGGAATGCTTACAAATTTTAAGGAAGTCGACTCATTTAAAGGGTATGTGAGAGTGATCTCTTCCTTTTACACTCTTTAA
- a CDS encoding DUF58 domain-containing protein, whose protein sequence is MTKSLKSLWGRFLFQDRGILPTKRFMLIVMILSILLVIGSVLEISWVSIITVDIMMIVASLLDLFFSPKKAQLTFKRSLPEELERGLNYKTVIEVTNASSWPLTYRIIDGLPQSFTTSFPLFGEIPRKTPVQVTYEMTATKRGNYDVSKLYFRYKSFLGLWEKQITLEMNDSVKVIPDLTETKQYLANAQRFLVNEGLQIRKHRSGVGDFSKIRSYVVGDDPRKINWRQTAKLQEVMTNDYEPEHGKYITLLIDCGRMMGAELKKGNRLEKSLEAALTVAAAALKKGDYVSVLAFSKKIKVFVPPAKGMAHLQVILKAVYDINVEATESNYASVLQYLETVQKKRSLLLLFSDVRTFLHEESALTYLKRLRQRHMFLMVGIEDETLLKRSNEEPKEVHVAMIKSMAQQQLLFKKREKIKWEKQGLQMIEAPEEKLAITAVSQYIDIMNQNLL, encoded by the coding sequence TTGACCAAATCATTGAAGAGCTTGTGGGGTCGGTTCCTGTTCCAAGATAGAGGGATTCTTCCAACGAAAAGGTTCATGCTCATTGTCATGATTCTTTCGATTCTGTTGGTAATTGGCAGCGTATTAGAAATATCATGGGTATCTATTATTACGGTTGATATAATGATGATAGTAGCGAGTTTACTTGATTTGTTTTTTTCTCCTAAAAAGGCTCAATTAACTTTTAAACGATCTTTACCAGAGGAGTTAGAAAGAGGCTTGAATTATAAGACAGTGATCGAGGTAACAAATGCATCAAGCTGGCCTCTTACCTATCGAATAATTGATGGATTACCACAATCATTCACCACATCGTTTCCCCTCTTTGGTGAGATACCAAGAAAAACTCCTGTACAGGTAACCTATGAAATGACAGCTACAAAAAGAGGAAATTATGATGTTTCTAAACTATATTTTCGCTATAAAAGTTTCCTTGGATTATGGGAGAAACAGATTACTCTAGAGATGAATGATTCAGTAAAAGTGATACCTGATTTAACAGAGACAAAGCAATATTTAGCCAATGCACAAAGGTTTCTTGTGAATGAGGGTTTGCAAATTCGTAAACATCGAAGTGGTGTGGGTGATTTTTCAAAAATAAGAAGTTATGTAGTAGGCGACGATCCGCGAAAAATCAATTGGCGTCAAACTGCAAAGCTACAAGAAGTTATGACAAATGATTATGAACCCGAGCATGGAAAGTATATTACTTTATTAATTGATTGCGGACGAATGATGGGAGCAGAACTAAAAAAGGGAAATCGCTTAGAAAAATCGTTAGAGGCTGCATTAACTGTAGCGGCGGCTGCACTAAAAAAAGGCGATTATGTTTCTGTCCTTGCCTTTTCAAAAAAGATAAAGGTGTTTGTGCCACCTGCCAAAGGGATGGCTCATTTACAGGTGATTCTAAAGGCCGTCTATGATATAAATGTTGAAGCAACTGAATCTAATTATGCTTCAGTATTACAATACTTAGAAACTGTACAAAAAAAACGAAGTCTCTTGCTTTTATTTAGTGATGTTCGCACCTTTCTACATGAGGAGAGTGCACTTACATATTTAAAGCGTCTTAGGCAACGTCATATGTTTTTAATGGTAGGTATTGAAGATGAGACCCTTTTAAAAAGAAGCAACGAAGAACCTAAGGAAGTACATGTTGCCATGATAAAAAGTATGGCCCAACAGCAGTTACTTTTTAAGAAGAGGGAGAAAATCAAGTGGGAAAAGCAGGGCCTCCAAATGATTGAGGCCCCAGAGGAAAAATTGGCAATTACTGCAGTATCTCAGTATATCGACATTATGAATCAAAACCTTTTGTAG
- a CDS encoding MDR family MFS transporter, with amino-acid sequence MEIQQKGINTRLVITGLIIGMFFSALEQTIVGTAMPTIIAELNGFKIFAWVTTAYMITSTTIVPVVGKLSDLYGRRFLYLLGTIIFIIGSGLCATATSMEQLVLYRGLQGIGGGMIMPLSQTIIGDIFSAEQRAKWQGIFGGLFGLSSVIGPFLGGLIVDHISWHWIFLINVPFGLLSALLIFAGLKHENVGKKEKVSIDYLGIVTLIPAIVLLLLGLTFGGDKFEWLSTKSYLIFGGSIVLFILFGFIEKKAEEPILDLSLFKNRIFATMNGLGFLLGLGMFGAIMFVPMFMQGILGVSPTQAGSTMTPMMIAMIAASVIGGQLLLRFTFRTVLTAGMLLASAGFFLMSTMGLESSEFTAYAYMVVLGLGMGLVMPTLMIAIQNEFPKSQLGTVTSASTFFRSIGGTIGITILNSVMNHSLGTKMVESANNADNPIAQAALTKLSEKTDVLFGLLINPGLLKLPSDIQKMVIHGIQTAWSESFTTVFLSGLIFISIGILVALSVGKGRIKRDKELTEENDHPATIHEQEATE; translated from the coding sequence ATGGAAATACAACAAAAAGGGATCAATACACGATTAGTCATAACTGGACTAATTATCGGAATGTTCTTTAGTGCTCTTGAACAAACAATTGTAGGAACTGCCATGCCTACGATTATTGCTGAACTCAATGGATTTAAAATTTTTGCTTGGGTGACAACAGCCTATATGATAACGTCGACAACCATCGTACCTGTTGTCGGTAAATTATCAGACCTTTATGGCCGGCGTTTTCTTTATTTACTTGGTACCATTATCTTCATTATTGGTTCTGGTCTATGTGCAACAGCCACGTCCATGGAACAACTAGTACTTTACCGAGGTCTTCAGGGAATTGGTGGTGGAATGATTATGCCACTGTCACAAACAATAATTGGTGATATTTTCTCAGCGGAACAACGTGCAAAATGGCAAGGAATATTTGGCGGTCTATTTGGGTTAAGTTCCGTCATCGGTCCTTTCCTAGGCGGACTTATTGTGGATCATATCAGCTGGCATTGGATTTTCCTTATTAACGTACCTTTCGGATTATTATCTGCTTTATTAATTTTTGCTGGACTTAAACATGAAAATGTTGGGAAAAAGGAAAAAGTAAGTATCGACTATTTAGGTATCGTCACTTTGATACCAGCAATCGTTTTATTATTGCTTGGTTTAACCTTTGGTGGCGATAAGTTTGAATGGCTGTCAACGAAATCTTACTTGATTTTTGGCGGAAGCATTGTGCTGTTTATACTCTTTGGATTTATTGAGAAAAAAGCAGAAGAACCGATTTTAGATCTTTCTTTGTTTAAAAATAGAATTTTTGCAACGATGAATGGGTTAGGGTTCTTGTTAGGTCTTGGAATGTTTGGGGCCATTATGTTCGTTCCAATGTTTATGCAAGGAATTTTAGGTGTTTCTCCCACTCAAGCGGGCTCGACAATGACACCTATGATGATCGCCATGATCGCTGCCAGCGTTATTGGCGGACAACTGCTTCTTAGATTCACTTTCCGTACGGTGTTAACAGCTGGTATGTTACTAGCATCTGCGGGGTTCTTTTTAATGAGTACTATGGGACTTGAATCTAGTGAGTTTACTGCCTATGCATATATGGTTGTTCTGGGGTTAGGAATGGGTCTAGTCATGCCAACACTGATGATTGCCATTCAGAATGAATTTCCAAAATCTCAGCTCGGAACAGTTACTTCGGCGTCCACCTTCTTCCGTTCAATTGGTGGCACGATCGGAATTACCATTTTGAATTCTGTTATGAATCATTCATTAGGAACAAAAATGGTTGAATCTGCAAATAATGCAGATAATCCAATCGCCCAGGCTGCATTAACCAAGCTGTCTGAAAAAACGGATGTATTATTTGGTTTATTGATCAACCCTGGTTTGTTAAAATTGCCAAGTGACATTCAAAAGATGGTTATTCATGGTATTCAAACTGCATGGTCAGAATCGTTTACAACTGTATTCTTATCAGGTCTAATCTTTATTTCGATTGGAATATTAGTCGCGTTATCTGTAGGAAAAGGTCGTATTAAGAGAGATAAAGAACTAACAGAAGAAAACGATCATCCAGCAACAATCCATGAGCAAGAAGCAACTGAATAA
- a CDS encoding stage II sporulation protein M, whose product MNVKQFVKKHRDEWNQLELLVTSINKSRKRITGETIIQFHRLYQKAAQNLSYSQTYFPNDDVTFYLNGLVAKSHNLMYKDQVSSMKQIRYFFSTKFIGLLIEQWRFVVAAMILFTIGAIGSFLSVLNDPLHIYSILPAEIAQGVDPEQLGNGHGAVDSSVMSASIMTNNIKVAILAFAGGITFGLLTVYLLIYNGIIIGSLAALFWHHNKSYDFWAYIVPHGMIELTAIFIAGGAGLLMGYKLFVPGHFSRGFQLKQQAIRSVQLLLGTIPLFVIAGIIEGFITPAAISLEAKYMVACLTVLGLVLYVVIGKLLLIKNQPTKGFDS is encoded by the coding sequence ATGAATGTTAAGCAATTTGTTAAAAAGCACCGTGATGAGTGGAACCAGCTAGAGCTTTTGGTCACTTCCATAAATAAAAGTAGAAAAAGGATTACAGGTGAGACCATTATTCAATTTCATCGGCTTTATCAAAAAGCTGCTCAAAATCTTTCCTATAGTCAAACATACTTTCCTAATGATGATGTTACCTTTTATCTAAACGGATTAGTAGCAAAATCACATAACCTTATGTATAAGGATCAAGTATCGAGTATGAAACAAATTCGTTATTTTTTCAGCACAAAGTTTATTGGATTATTAATCGAACAATGGAGATTTGTTGTCGCTGCCATGATTCTTTTTACTATCGGTGCCATTGGCAGCTTTCTATCCGTATTGAATGATCCCTTACATATTTATTCCATTCTCCCAGCAGAAATCGCTCAAGGAGTTGACCCTGAACAACTTGGAAATGGACATGGTGCGGTTGATTCCTCGGTAATGTCAGCAAGTATAATGACGAACAACATCAAGGTTGCCATTTTAGCCTTCGCAGGAGGAATCACATTTGGTCTTTTGACAGTTTATTTACTTATCTATAATGGCATCATCATTGGTTCATTAGCCGCACTTTTTTGGCATCACAATAAGTCCTATGATTTTTGGGCCTATATCGTTCCACATGGAATGATTGAGCTTACAGCCATTTTTATTGCTGGCGGTGCTGGTTTATTAATGGGCTATAAGCTCTTTGTTCCAGGCCATTTTTCAAGGGGCTTTCAATTGAAGCAGCAAGCGATACGATCTGTTCAGCTACTGCTTGGTACAATCCCATTATTTGTTATTGCTGGAATAATCGAAGGCTTTATCACACCAGCAGCCATTTCATTAGAAGCTAAGTATATGGTTGCTTGTTTAACTGTGCTTGGTTTAGTTCTATATGTTGTTATAGGTAAGCTCTTACTCATAAAAAATCAGCCTACAAAAGGTTTTGATTCATAA